A genomic stretch from Arthrobacter sp. KBS0702 includes:
- a CDS encoding DEAD/DEAH box helicase, which yields MSELHTHQLLTDESGTESIEPEETIISDEKPHEIAEKSFADYNVRADIVESLADAGITHPFPIQAMTLPVALAGHDIIGQAKTGTGKTLGFGIPALQRVVGRDDAGYAALPAAGAPQALVIVPTRELAVQVASDLQNAARKRNARITTIYGGRAYEPQVEALQQGVEIVVGTPGRLIDLYKQKHLVLKNVKMVILDEADEMLDLGFLPDVETLIAGTPAVRQTLLFSATMPGPVIAMARRYMTQPTHIRAADPEDEGLTKRDIRQLIYRAHSMDKIEVVARILQARGRGRTIIFTKTKRTAAKVAEELVDRGFAAAAIHGDLGQGAREQALRAFRNNKVDVLVATDVAARGIDVDDVTHVINYQCVEDEKIYLHRVGRTGRAGNKGTAVTFVDWDDMPRWGLINKALGLSVPEPVETYSSSPHLYEELDIPEGTKGRLPRDKRVLAGVDAEVLEDLGETGKKNTRGSGQTSGRDGGRSGSRDGGRSGSREGGRERSTRDGGRSGSREGGPDSARSGERRRRSPEAETATGPAEATAPAAATASAPTEVDRATRARRRTRTRRRNGEVVTGEAQGGAPARSAEA from the coding sequence GTGAGTGAATTGCACACGCACCAGCTTCTGACCGACGAATCCGGCACGGAATCGATTGAGCCGGAAGAGACCATCATCTCGGACGAAAAGCCGCACGAAATCGCGGAAAAGTCCTTCGCCGACTACAATGTCCGCGCCGACATTGTTGAATCCCTCGCCGACGCGGGCATCACGCACCCGTTCCCGATCCAGGCCATGACACTGCCCGTCGCCCTGGCCGGCCACGACATCATCGGCCAGGCCAAGACCGGCACCGGCAAGACCCTCGGCTTCGGGATCCCGGCCCTGCAGCGCGTCGTCGGCCGCGACGACGCCGGTTACGCCGCGCTTCCGGCTGCGGGAGCCCCGCAGGCCCTCGTGATCGTCCCGACCCGCGAGCTGGCCGTGCAGGTCGCCAGCGACCTGCAGAACGCCGCCCGCAAGCGCAACGCACGGATCACCACGATCTATGGCGGCCGCGCGTACGAGCCGCAGGTCGAGGCGCTGCAGCAGGGCGTCGAGATCGTCGTCGGCACCCCGGGCCGCCTGATCGACCTCTACAAGCAGAAGCACCTCGTGCTCAAGAACGTCAAGATGGTCATCCTCGACGAGGCTGACGAGATGCTGGACCTCGGCTTCCTGCCCGACGTCGAGACCCTCATCGCCGGCACCCCGGCCGTCCGCCAGACCCTGCTGTTCTCCGCCACCATGCCCGGCCCGGTCATCGCGATGGCGCGCCGCTACATGACCCAGCCCACCCACATCCGTGCGGCGGACCCCGAGGACGAGGGCCTGACCAAGCGCGACATCCGCCAGCTGATCTACCGTGCCCACAGCATGGACAAGATCGAGGTGGTGGCCCGCATCCTGCAGGCCCGCGGACGCGGCCGGACCATCATCTTCACCAAGACCAAGCGCACCGCGGCGAAGGTCGCCGAGGAACTCGTGGACCGCGGCTTCGCCGCCGCGGCGATCCACGGCGACCTCGGCCAGGGCGCCCGCGAGCAGGCACTGCGCGCCTTCCGCAACAACAAGGTGGATGTCCTCGTCGCCACCGACGTTGCGGCACGCGGCATCGACGTCGACGACGTCACGCACGTGATCAACTACCAGTGCGTCGAAGACGAGAAGATCTACCTGCACCGCGTCGGCCGCACCGGACGCGCCGGCAACAAGGGCACCGCCGTGACCTTCGTCGACTGGGACGACATGCCCCGCTGGGGCCTGATCAACAAGGCCCTGGGCCTGAGCGTGCCCGAGCCGGTTGAGACCTACTCCTCCTCGCCGCACCTGTACGAGGAGCTGGACATTCCCGAGGGCACCAAGGGCCGTCTCCCCCGCGACAAGCGGGTACTCGCCGGCGTCGACGCCGAAGTCCTCGAGGACCTCGGCGAAACCGGCAAGAAGAACACGCGCGGCAGCGGACAAACCAGCGGACGCGACGGCGGCCGTTCCGGCTCCCGTGACGGCGGACGCTCCGGCTCCCGCGAGGGCGGACGCGAACGCTCGACCCGTGACGGCGGACGCTCCGGCTCCCGCGAGGGCGGGCCCGACAGCGCACGCTCGGGCGAGCGCCGTCGTCGTTCCCCCGAGGCGGAAACCGCCACCGGCCCCGCCGAGGCAACGGCTCCGGCCGCCGCAACGGCCAGCGCCCCGACCGAGGTCGACCGGGCCACCCGGGCGCGCCGCCGGACCCGTACCCGCCGCCGCAACGGCGAAGTCGTCACCGGCGAGGCCCAGGGCGGCGCCCCGGCACGCAGCGCCGAGGCCTAA
- a CDS encoding site-specific DNA-methyltransferase: MADTVWAPDGSNLVVHADNAEYLPTLPDGAFTLIYVDPPFNTGRVQKRQETKMVLNAGGEGDRVGFKGRSYDTIKGALHKYDDAFSDYWSFLEPRLVEAWRLLADDGTLYLHLDYREVHYAKVMLDAIFGRECFLNEIIWAYDYGARAKFRWPTKHDNILVYVKNPAKYHFDSAEVDREPYMAPGLVTPAKRELGKLPTDVWWHTIVSPTGKEKTGYPTQKPEGLIRRVVAASSRPGDWCLDFFAGSGTLGAVAAKLDRKFVCVDQNQAAVDVMATRLGPHAAFTTGPGTAPN, encoded by the coding sequence ATGGCTGACACCGTCTGGGCGCCGGACGGCAGCAATCTGGTGGTACACGCGGACAACGCGGAGTACCTCCCGACGCTGCCGGACGGCGCCTTCACACTCATTTACGTGGATCCGCCCTTCAACACCGGCCGGGTCCAGAAGCGCCAGGAAACCAAGATGGTGCTCAACGCCGGCGGCGAGGGCGACCGCGTCGGCTTCAAGGGCCGGTCCTACGACACGATCAAAGGCGCGCTGCACAAGTACGACGACGCGTTCAGCGACTACTGGTCCTTTTTGGAGCCTCGGCTCGTCGAAGCCTGGCGGCTGCTCGCCGACGACGGCACCCTGTACCTGCACCTCGACTACCGCGAGGTGCACTACGCCAAGGTCATGCTGGATGCGATCTTCGGCCGCGAGTGCTTCCTCAACGAAATCATCTGGGCCTATGACTACGGCGCCCGCGCCAAGTTCCGCTGGCCCACCAAGCACGACAACATCCTCGTGTACGTGAAGAACCCGGCCAAATACCACTTCGACAGCGCCGAGGTGGACCGCGAACCGTACATGGCGCCCGGTTTGGTCACCCCGGCAAAGCGCGAACTCGGCAAGCTGCCCACCGACGTCTGGTGGCACACGATTGTCTCGCCTACCGGGAAGGAAAAGACCGGGTACCCGACGCAGAAGCCCGAGGGCCTGATCCGCCGGGTGGTCGCCGCCTCCAGCCGTCCCGGCGACTGGTGCCTGGACTTCTTCGCCGGCTCCGGCACGCTCGGCGCCGTCGCCGCGAAGCTCGACCGGAAGTTCGTGTGCGTGGACCAGAACCAGGCCGCCGTCGACGTGATGGCCACCCGGCTCGGCCCGCACGCCGCGTTCACCACCGGGCCCGGCACGGCACCCAACTAG
- a CDS encoding MarC family protein encodes MDLQLLASVIVTLFVIMDPPGTVPIFMSLTAQMDARDRNMSALQALLVATGVIVTFAIFGQSILNYMHISLAALQGAGGLLLVLIALQLLTGSTSGEENAAKYKNVAFVPLGTPLMAGPGAIVAVMVFVQRSDSMAQYLAVGLGIAVTLASLYLAMRFAGVVQRALGENGVELVTRIAGLLLSAIAVQMIADAVHAFVKSWT; translated from the coding sequence ATTGACCTTCAGCTCCTGGCCTCCGTGATCGTTACGCTGTTCGTGATCATGGATCCGCCCGGGACGGTGCCGATCTTCATGTCCCTGACGGCGCAGATGGACGCCAGGGACCGGAACATGTCGGCGCTGCAGGCCCTGCTCGTGGCAACCGGGGTGATCGTGACCTTCGCGATTTTCGGGCAGTCCATCCTGAACTACATGCACATTTCGCTCGCCGCGCTGCAGGGCGCCGGCGGCCTGCTCCTGGTGCTGATCGCGCTCCAGTTGCTCACCGGGTCCACCAGCGGCGAGGAGAACGCGGCGAAGTACAAGAACGTCGCGTTTGTTCCGCTGGGTACGCCGCTGATGGCCGGCCCGGGCGCGATCGTGGCGGTGATGGTCTTTGTGCAGCGCTCCGACAGCATGGCGCAGTACCTTGCCGTCGGGCTGGGGATCGCCGTGACGCTTGCGTCCCTGTACCTGGCGATGCGCTTCGCCGGCGTCGTGCAGCGCGCCCTGGGCGAGAACGGCGTCGAACTGGTCACCCGGATCGCGGGCCTCTTGCTCTCCGCGATCGCGGTGCAGATGATCGCCGACGCCGTGCACGCGTTCGTCAAGAGCTGGACCTGA